Sequence from the Mytilus galloprovincialis chromosome 13, xbMytGall1.hap1.1, whole genome shotgun sequence genome:
TTTAATTAATATACCATACATGAGTTTTGGGAGGCCATATATGATtgggaaaaaaaaaccatgtgtGTGTTAAACGAGTTTTAAGTTTAAACAGGCAACAGACTGTACATTACCGTATTAAGAAACAAATCACATAAACTGGgaataaacattttgtataaCAGATGCGCTGTTTGTCTACAATTCATCAGTGAAGCCCGAATAAAAAGAACCTAAAAGGTCAATTAACGTACAAAGTTGAAGGATCTAAAATTAGACATGTTTTGTCAAAGACAGCTTAATTGATAAACCGTTCATTTATAATCAGTGATATGCCATGTCATCACAGGCGAATGCACATTGAATTATggttataaaacattaaaatgtttaCCTATTGTTTCTACTTTATACACATCAAACTTTTCTATTCGTTCGTCCATCACACTGTACAAAGAATTCAACATATATATAACTTCCATTGGTGAACTCTTTGAGCAGATAGTCGTAAATCCAACTATATCAGAGAAGTATACTGTTACAGATTTGAAATACTCTGGTACTATAGTTTTTTTCCTCATCATTCGCTGGGCTATGGCAACAGGTAACATTCGGTAGAGTAATTGTTCTGATCTTTTTCGTTCATGTTCTAAATCCAATGTTTTATCCTTCAATGAGTTAGCAAATGACTGCAGAGTTCTGTTAAGACGGTACACAAGCAGAACTATCACAGGGAACATTATCATTGCTCCAACTACAATGGATACACCCCTTATTACATCCATCTCATCGTCATTCAGATGCTTGTCTAATGCCACAATAATTTCCTACAGtcaaaaaaagaagaagacaaaTAAAGAAGAAGACAACTAACAACCGAATCTGCTAACCGAATCATTGGTTCATTACCCTTAACAATGTGGGTAAATGGTTAATTATATTTTCTACCATCTCAATATTGAACCTTTGCAATCAGGACTGTAATACTAGGTTAACTTAGTCCGAGCGAGTTGAAACCCTAGTTATGTAGTAATTGCataatttggcacaactttttggaattttggatcctcaatgctcttcaactttgtacttgtttgggttgataaatatttttgatttgagcgtcactgatgagtcttatgtagacgaaacgcgcgtctggcgtactaaattataatcctggtacctttgataactatttatcaaaagggaaatttcaaaaaatatgttataaaccAGGTCAGTACTTATACAGGTCAGAACTACTAAGAGAATGTTCCTCCCGGGAATAAACCGTCCAATACACCAATTAATGTGAATAATTGACAATTCATGTTGCTTTGCTTCTACGACATTTCTATACAAAGACAAAACCGGTATAAATGTATACGATTGCGTTACCTTAGTTACCCTTCTATTGGATTATAGACATCTGACAAAGAGTGGAGGCgttattcttttttttgtgtGAAAACAGTTGATTGTTTGATCTTTGATTCGTTCTAAGTGTTTACTGGTTATGTAGTTTCAGTTTACTTTCTCAAGGTATCAACGGAACTTCGTCACTGcatctttaaaagttaatagGGGTATAAATTTGTTCTCATGATtgttattttgcaaaaaaaaaaaaacctcatgaattttaaatatatgtttaattacaCTTGATATCGATATCagttaaatttaatatataatttctttattcttgtatatattacattgataaaaATATGGACATTGTGATTTTCCATATTAACACATTTTACGCTTTAATATGTTTTACGATTACTTTGAAATGTCATACAATTCATATTCTGGAATTGAAGGCTCATACGGACTTCGTGTTTGTATTTCTaatgaaaaaatatgataaatacaaTAGATATCTAACAATCTAAATATAGGATTCTATATGcaatataatttatatcaaatcattttcaGTATATTATTTAAAGTTCATATATCCgaataaaagtgaaataaaaaaactcaaataaataaaatatgtaccaTAGATgacatatgatatataaaaattatccTAATTTTTGCCACAGGTATTGACAACTGAACTAAATATACCATAATTTCGTTTTTACAACTTTAATGAATCTAACTTTTATGACTTTATTGTTACGTTGATTAGTTTAACTGTGACGTTGATGATGGAGACGGGTAAAACAAAATACGCTCATGGATATCGTAACTGTTTCGATACATTAGCCGTTTGATATGATGTGCTCTGACACGTATAAGCTTATTTGACGAAGAAAAAAATGCCTAATTCCAAATAAATAAACTACAATTTATACCTGTGCTAATTCGTCTTGTATGATCTTCAGTATATTAATGAATGACGTCATATTATCAAACCATAGCATACCATCAATGACAGATGCACTAATTTCATTATTGGCGGATATTTGTTGACGCATACTGTTCAGTTCTTTTGCTAGGTCTGTATGTGTGTAGAAAACATCTAACATCTTCTTTACTGAATCTGAATATTGCATACTCCTTAGTAAGTATGTTTCCCCTAGTGTTTTCTTTTCTGTATACCATAGTAAATCTTTTAGAGGGAAACTACCTTCTAGAAATGAAAGTAAATAAGAGTTTTATAAACGTCTAAATAACagcgacataaaaaaaaaagccaaaaaaaaaaaaaaaaaaaacgaaatatatGTTAACGTCAATATGCAGTCTGCAACAAATACTAATATTCAGGTGTCATATATTAACCCCCAGTTTTCAGAGGATAGAAGATTGTGTTGCTAATTATTAAGTTTTAtagtttgtgttttgtttacatttgtttgtctgttttcagccatggcattgtcagtttatttcgacttatgagtttgaatgtccctttggtattttttgcCTCTGTTTTTATTCTCTGAATGTCTTTAATAGTTAAATTTTGTGTGACAGTTTTACCAAAATTGATATGACAGAAATGTTCTTCTTATTTTTCGACAGAGTTGTTTCAGCCTGCTATTAATGACAATTAAtcattctttgatatttttttgttttgtgtcaatCTATTACATTCTAACATTTGAGCATTGTATGGACAAAGCCAATTTTTACATAACAAATCATGAAGATTCTTCGAAAAATAAGATTTGTTGACGTATACATCGTATGATTTGTTTATAAAGATATGTCTTCTCTTTGAATACAATTCATAATGTCGAGGAATACGAAACTCAAAACCAGTATTGAAATATAATGCATTGATGTTAAATGCATTTCAACCCATCATCTTCAAAAAAGTAGATGACAGGAGATATGAAAAGGTGCTTAcctttatatattcataaaaaaatctcACATTCATCCTATGTTTGATACATTAGTAAAAATTATGACGAACGAGAGTGTACTTTCAAATTCTAACTCTCAAATAAGAAGTTAACAATATAATATGATATACTACCTCTGGCATAAAATGTACTTCCAAGGGCTCTTTCGATTCCTGCCTCTTCCTTGCTGATCAATAACATATGATATGCAGTCAAAGACTGCCAAGCTATTCCGCTGCTGGATTCCTTAACAGTAGAAACTACCCATCCAATCATGAGTGCATTGTCATTTGAGTAAAATTTGATGGCAGCTTTGATCGTTGTATTAAGGTGGTCAAGACTATCTCTGTAATTTTGAAGATGGATACGATAAGCATCACGAGACCGGAAATGGGATGGAGAAGAAAGCGATATCCATTCGTTTAACGCATCAAGAGAGGAGTCCGTGTCACGTCGTTTAGTTTTTAAACTTGCATAAGCTAGTAGACTCCCACCTGAACTGATATACAAGGCAGTTGTCCCTCTTTCGATTTGTAAAAAGTGAACAAGTAGACCAATATCGACACTAAAAGATATTTTCTCGCGCACTTTCTTTTCTTGGCTcaatttttcttcatcttttgatattttaaatgaattttctatgaccATCGCAATTATTGGTATTATCACAAGCGCAATAATCTTTAACATTTGACAATTTTGTCCTCTTTTTGTAGATACGTTTGCACTGAAAACACTGAATCGTTCGATTGGAGCTAACAAATTGCCATCAAATGCGTCTTTTGATGTGTCCGTAATGCTTATTGAACTTCTCCGATACGCCATTGTAAATACAAACAGGATGTTTCacataaaaaagatatatttatttattacttgTTGAAATTAGTTTACCCCACAAGTTCATGCATGATTATAGGATAATACGTTGTGCCTGCTATTTTGCCTTTTATCAGTAGACTCCAGTACTAATTGTTCCACTTTCTCTATCTTCAATTGCGCAATGTAGCTGATTTTAAATCTACCTTTAATATCATGAAATATATCAATTATTATAGAAGGAAGACGCAGACAACCAAAAAGAAATAGAAATTCATAAGCAGAACAAAAATTCACAATGCCATGGCAAACaccaaaaaaagatcaaaagacaaAAACCAGTACACAAAGCAAAACACAGAAAATAAACGACTGTATGGAGTTTATGAACTAGACAACCGCTAAATATGTTTTTACGTAACATAACAATGTACTCATGAGATTGTAATACTTATTTGATTATGTAATACACAAACATGATGACATTATAATCTATACATaacaaaaataaaggcaacagtagtataccgctgttcgaaattaataaatcaatgAGAAAAAGGCAAATCGGGGTCACAAACTTAACTTAaactaagggaaacacatcaaatataagaggagaactacagaaacacaacactaaaatgtaacacacacagaaagtTTAAACCCGTCTGTCAAATCAAAAGTTAAGATCAAGCATGAAGACAACAATAAAACATTGTcaaaaccaaaagacaaataACGAAGACAGCAAGGCTTGACATCATATAGCTTGTGTTTGACAGAAATAATTGAACTTGTGCAATCCGGATTTTGACATATAAATGAATTTCCAGTACCAAGTGTTAATAATGATTATTTCAAACTAAGCTACATGAAATCCTTTCCTCTGTGTGTCATTTTCTTTATGTAAAAGCTTTAGATCGCAGAGTTGGGGacatttataacatttgttttctgtttatgaaCTTTATTCCTATTTATCAATTACTTATAATGGTAACTGTTGTGTTCCGGTGCCAACTAgagtgactggggaatagaagaATGGTTACCTGGTCTTCTTCCGAACGGCAGTAAAACTCTTACCAAAGTGGGGCATTCGTTTGTCTGTGTGGGATGTACAGGTAACTTGGCCTCGTCCTcaacatgcatgtaatatttgccactggacgttaagcaacaaacaataaaTCAATGTTTGTTTTAGCCTGAATTAAAGCTATAAGCATTTAAGTCATAACATGATTTCAGTTTGAAATAGatattctttttaaatgaaaacaCTTTGTAAGTAAGGTGCATCGGAAACTCTCTCTTATCTATCATCGGTTAGAACACTCTACCGTCCACTCTCGGGCCCCTCAAGCAAAAGATCTCAAATAATTGAGAAGCTATACTACAAACCTTTACCTTAACTACTAGTCAAATCCATCTTTGCTTGGGGGAGCTTGTTTTATTTACAAGTCGCATTCATAGACAATAAACCTTATTAGTTTGGCTTCAAAAAGGGAgagaaagatacaagagggacagtcaaactcatagattgacagtagactgacaacgccattgctaaacaatacaaagacaaacagacaaaaaatagtacacaagacacaacatagaaatttaaagactaagcaacaccaacacctccaaaaaatgtttgatttaatgATGATTATAAGATAATACTAGAAGCAGTGATATACCAGTGATACTCTCATTTTAAACTTGATATACAGTATATTAAGAAAAAGAAACGTAAATGTAAAGCACAAATTATAAGCTTGTAACCTTAAtgaatataaagtaaaataactataaaaaaaaagaattttaaatggAAAGTCCCTCAGCAAATGGCaaatatcaaaagctcaacacatcaaacaaatggataacaactgtcatatttacCTTAACCAGAttacaatatcattttttttaaataaattcctGCAGAAGGAATTGTAGCACAAACTGATCTTAGGCATACGTGGTCAAAGTGTCAGTTATTTGATAGATCATTTTTATGTGTTTTACAATTTTCCTTATTTTAACCACTGTTTTATTCTACATTATCAtaggataattataatatatatcagaCATATATACCTATCTTCTATCAATTGTATGGATATCTTATTATATCACAAATTGTCgaccgaaaaacaaatatcatactGCTGACCATTCAGTTATACATAATTGTATACCAGTGCAAAGTTCCGTTGTCGAACATAATTGGTACTAAAATGGTTTTATACGAATGTAAAATAATCTTACAATAAATAACTCACCGTTCTAAAGTCCTTTTACCAAACATTTAAAGTCAGTGTGCGTGTTCAACTTGGCTAAATGTCATTGTTTGCTTCCATGGAAACATTTTCACACGGAATATTAATATAAACAGACAGGTCAAATCGAAttaacactttgatttttttggtaTCTTTTATAAAGGCGTGGATTAACTTTTAAGACCTATTAATAGACGTCAAAACAATAACAGTTCATATAATCCATTAGATATTAACCAAAATGACTATCAAAATTAGAGATCTATAATTGATGAAAGACAGAAGTAGTTTCTATATTAAATCTTTTATGAGATATGCACACCTATTTTAGAACTTTGGGTGGCATGATTTCACATCTACTGGTTAAGCACTCCGGCAATTTTAAAATGGAATAGTTTAACAGTTCGAGGTGTTCATGTTCAAAGAAAAAATCATGATcatttgttattaattttaataagTATAATGTAGTTAACAAATAATTTGattgtttctattaatttcaattacaGTTTTCATCGATTTCACCAAATAACTTACTTTAATATACGATTgaactttgtatttcttttatgACGTTATGATATGCTTTGGAACCAAAGCCATGTTTTAATACTAATGAAACCTTAGCTGCACATGTAGGTGATTGTTGTCTCAATTTAAATTGAAAAGACAGATGTATTTTGAACAGTGCCGAATTTCAAAAAAGACATTTGATTGGGGACTGATCACTAGGGAATataattaagaataaaaaaattgcATCCATCTGCTTTTTTGATTGTATAGCTGCTGATATTTCATCAAGTGTCGGTTACATTAAATCACAATGGCttcctatcag
This genomic interval carries:
- the LOC143057231 gene encoding atrial natriuretic peptide receptor 2-like isoform X2, whose protein sequence is MQYSDSVKKMLDVFYTHTDLAKELNSMRQQISANNEISASVIDGMLWFDNMTSFINILKIIQDELAQEIIVALDKHLNDDEMDVIRGVSIVVGAMIMFPVIVLLVYRLNRTLQSFANSLKDKTLDLEHERKRSEQLLYRMLPVAIAQRMMRKKTIVPEYFKSVTVYFSDIVGFTTICSKSSPMEVIYMLNSLYSVMDERIEKFDVYKVETIGDGYMVVSGLPIRNKDRHALEIALMSLDILEIVSKSEIPHLPDEKWQIRIGINTGSVVAGVVGTKMPRYCLFGDTVNVASRMESTSKSCMIQISSTTKSALEQHPGFSLQTRGEMIIKGKGLMVTHWLTGHQTVCNCCDCMDQDLFITDVYVHDTEMHDT
- the LOC143057231 gene encoding uncharacterized protein LOC143057231 isoform X1, which gives rise to MAYRRSSISITDTSKDAFDGNLLAPIERFSVFSANVSTKRGQNCQMLKIIALVIIPIIAMVIENSFKISKDEEKLSQEKKVREKISFSVDIGLLVHFLQIERGTTALYISSGGSLLAYASLKTKRRDTDSSLDALNEWISLSSPSHFRSRDAYRIHLQNYRDSLDHLNTTIKAAIKFYSNDNALMIGWVVSTVKESSSGIAWQSLTAYHMLLISKEEAGIERALGSTFYAREGSFPLKDLLWYTEKKTLGETYLLRSMQYSDSVKKMLDVFYTHTDLAKELNSMRQQISANNEISASVIDGMLWFDNMTSFINILKIIQDELAQEIIVALDKHLNDDEMDVIRGVSIVVGAMIMFPVIVLLVYRLNRTLQSFANSLKDKTLDLEHERKRSEQLLYRMLPVAIAQRMMRKKTIVPEYFKSVTVYFSDIVGFTTICSKSSPMEVIYMLNSLYSVMDERIEKFDVYKVETIGDGYMVVSGLPIRNKDRHALEIALMSLDILEIVSKSEIPHLPDEKWQIRIGINTGSVVAGVVGTKMPRYCLFGDTVNVASRMESTSKSCMIQISSTTKSALEQHPGFSLQTRGEMIIKGKGLMVTHWLTGHQTVCNCCDCMDQDLFITDVYVHDTEMHDT